The region GCGTCGCGCTCCATGGCTTTGTTAGACGCTATGCTGCGGCGGTGCTGAAAGTTTCTGAACCTGCAGATCTGGATGCAGCTGCTCCGCCTGCCAAAGATCATACATTGCCTGCTGGTTCAGCCAGCTCTCGGCCGATGTGCCGAAGGCTTTAGACAGCCGTAGTGCCATTTCCGGACTGATGCCGGCGCGGCCGTTAAGGATACTGGACAAGGTTTTGCGGCTGACCCCCAACGCTTTGGAGGCCTCGGTGACGCTAAGACCCATGGGTTCCAGGCAAAGCCCCTTGAGGGTTTCGCCTGGATGGGGAGGGTTATGCATCCGCATAGTTTTACCTCAATGATAATCTTCGTAGTTGACCACATAGGCGTCAC is a window of Alkalilimnicola sp. S0819 DNA encoding:
- a CDS encoding HigA family addiction module antitoxin, whose protein sequence is MRMHNPPHPGETLKGLCLEPMGLSVTEASKALGVSRKTLSSILNGRAGISPEMALRLSKAFGTSAESWLNQQAMYDLWQAEQLHPDLQVQKLSAPPQHSV